From one Dermatophagoides farinae isolate YC_2012a chromosome 5, ASM2471394v1, whole genome shotgun sequence genomic stretch:
- the PIG-T gene encoding phosphatidylinositol glycan anchor biosynthesis class T — protein sequence MMIFQLKFLLLLINFFTTISANHGVNDEHFDEQLIIRSLNDGQISAHFEFKTFITANLSHPFGVNAGKHNDIFPLSLLRLFHQLEIQELHFSLTKGYWKYDRWGLPARDTSPNAHLWAWFSAYLNSKNNWNKLTSLLSGQFCASINLINPTVTIRPKISYRPFLKLKPIEDENIDHDYGYMASLPQEAICTENLTPFTKMLPCQRNKGLATLLHATNIFDTEFFSQSIDFHFSCLDINHCSSTNGIELRQNILIVFNAPLVLDGKYSWTLNSLFGSSLDSHCPLASTSLIYVDITPLNHNPSSNGQLLIEPSRFISIDSDKYGSIVIEQSPIMIKEKQQRLYAEYDLKSIIKSESAESISKTGLNIGIQYPNSYDGKLNYPIDYQNLQVRRFSRGVGVQTGGITVLLTNRFQFSIDAIYTDTIPWYLRMYLHTMNIESRSLDGSKLMKEIQPKKLHYEPAQDRIRPHQLEVQLNLPPNSLTEIRFEFDHQFLRWTEFPPDPNHGLYINPATVTFLFADSNNHQLSDPSRTYERFLPQIFHSYFNNSNSFAAASATMALLRQNHPIRLYTEPLIIMMPTPDFSMPYNVICLVSTALSIAFGPIYNLTTRKVMNTQMKHGKAQKTKKRFFFF from the exons atgatgatcttccaattgaaatttctcttacttttgatcaattttttcacaacGATCTCAGCCAATCATGgtgttaatgatgaacattttgaTGAACAGCTCATCATacgatcattgaatgatggccaaatttcggcacattttgaatttaaaacatTCATCACTGCTAATCTCTCACATCCATTTGGTG TAAATGCTGGCAAACATAATgacatttttccattatcattattacgtCTATTTCATCAGCTTGAAATTCAAGAATTACATTTCAGTCTAACAAAAGGTTATTGGAAATATGATCGTTGGGGATTGCCTGCACGTGATACATCACCAAACGCTCATCTTTGGGCATGGTTTTCGGcttatttgaattcaaaaaataattggaATAAATTAACTAGTCTACTTTCTGGCCAATTCTGTGCATCCATAAATCTAATCAATCCAACTGTCACCATCAGGCCAAAAATTTCGTATCGTCCATTTCTGAAATTGAAACcaattgaagatgaaaatattgatcatgattatggTTATATGGCATCATTACCACAGGAAGCTATTTGTACAGAAAATCTTACACCATTCACTAAAATGCTTCCATGTCAACGTAACAAAGGTTTAGCCACATTACTACATGcaacaaatatttttgataccgaatttttttcacaatcaattgattttcatttctcttgTTTGGATATTAATCATTGTTCATCAACCAACGGTATTGAACTTCGACAAAATATTCTCATTGTATTCAATGCACCATTAGTGTTGGATGGTAAATATAGTTggacattgaattcattgtttgGTTCATCATTAGATAGTCATTGTCCACTTGCTAGTACAAGTCTAATTTATGTTGACATTACACCATTGAATCataatccatcatcaaatggacAGCTTCTTATTGAACCATCAAGATTTATAAGTATCGATTCTGATAAATATGGATCAATTGTTATTGAACAATCACCAATCAtgatcaaagaaaaacaacaacggctATATGCTGAAtatgatttgaaatcaataataaaatcagaATCGGCTGAATCAATATCGAAAACTGGATTAAATATTGGAATACAATATCCAAATTCATatgatggaaaattaaattatccaattgattatcaaaatttaCAGGTTCGAAGATTTTCACGTGGTGTTGGTGTTCAAACTGGTGGTATTACCGTACTGCTTACGAATCGTTTTCAATTTAGTATTGATGCCATCTATACAGATACAATACCATGGTATCTACGAATGTATCTGCATACAATGAACATCGAATCACGATCATTGGATGGATCCaaattgatgaaagaaaTTCAGCCCAAAAAATTACATTATGAACCAGCACAGGATCGTATACGTCCACATCAACTTGAAGTGCAACTAAATCTTCCACCAAATTCATTAACTGAAATtcgttttgaatttgatcatcaatttttacGTTGGACAGAATTTCCACCGGATCCAAATCATGGTCTTTATATAAATCCAGCAACGGTTACATTTTTATTCGCCGATagcaataatcatcaattatcagATCCTAGCCGTACGTATGAACGATTTTTGCcacaaatatttcattcatatttcaaCAATTCCAATTCATTTGCTGCTGCTTCTGCAACAATGGCACTATTACGACAAAATCATCCAATACGTTTATATACTGAACcgttgattataatgatgccTACACCGGATTTCAGTATGCCTTATAATGTCATTTGTCTTGTATCAACGGCATTATCGATTGCATTTGGACCAATCTATAATCTAACCACACGTAAAGTGATGAATACACAAATGAAACATGGTAAAGCACAGAAGACTAAAAAacgtttctttttcttttaa
- the LOC124499444 gene encoding mitochondrial mRNA pseudouridine synthase RPUSD3: protein MFKRQILLIFNRNLIHCSPILSRSIASLNPAISGNHDGRQKKPSSSSTSTSKHLYRNLFDWHNHIDLVKLLAKNIVYNDYGLIAISKPWGLGIHKSANNEIYCKNPSSAEQMLNSKIFGQPKYSVADVLDLLGQFMHLNNRLHIIKALDRRWSGLLLLSENQMIEKFVLKSIRRAKTQLLPPMHFYCIVNGLIPNIQIGHWYEERCGIRLTEIDELGKSKEPIYVPPNDMTRNIRKAGANRDNKYVLGPVKPATIKYRVLAQNTDLAVSLIDLHTTTTKWSAIQCFLAYKTSFILGDTFFSYRVKHILGQHITMATLKQKRLENWRHIDQSFEPLSRQVCQKLGVRSNREIPLMIHHYGLILPQLLRPIRHLRKKSNQSIDADDDDVDQLKQLDRTNNISIQTDDGDNDDLIIETNVNHLPGHFYRTLDRLDLNIFSS from the exons atgtttaAACGTCaaattttgttaatttttaatCGAAATTTGATACATTGTTCACCAATATTATCGAGATCAATAGCATCATTGAATCCGGCAATCAGTGGAAATCATGATGGCCGACagaaaaaaccatcatcatcatcaacatcaacatcaaaacaTTTATATCGAAATCTATTCGATTGGCATAATCATATTGATCTAGTCAAATTATTGGCTAAAAATATTGTCTACAATGATTATGGTTTGATAGCCATTTCAAAACCATGGGGATTAGGCATACATAAATCGgctaataatgaaatttattgtAAAAATCCATCATCTGCTGAACAAATGTTGAATAGTAAAATTTTTGGTCAACCAAAATATTCTGTTGCCGATGTTTTGGATTTACTTGGACAATTTATGCATCTTAATAATCGATTACATATAATTAAAG cATTAGATCGTCGTTGGTCTggtctattattattatccgaaaatcaaatgattgaaaaattcgtttTGAAATCAATACGTCGTGCAAAAACACAGCTATTGCCACCAATGCATTTCTATTGTATTGTAAATGGTTTGATTCCAAACATTCAAATCGGTCATTGGTATGAAGAACGTTGTGGTATTCGTTTAACTGAAATCGATGAATTAGGCAAATCAAAAGAACCAATCTATGTACCACCGAATGATATGACCAGAAATATTCGTAAAGCTGGTGCAAATCGTGATAATAAATATGTATTGGGTCCGGTAAAACcagcaacaatcaaatatcgTGTATTGGCACAAAACACAGATCTAGCTGTATCATTAATTGATCTACATACAACGACCACAAAATGGTCTGCAATACAATGTTTTCTTGCATATAaaacatcatttatattgggtgatacatttttttcatatcggGTTAAACATATACTAGGACAACATATTACAATGGCAACGTTGAAACAGAAACGTTTAGAAAATTGGCGtcatattgatcaatcatttgagCCATTATCTAGGCAGGTTTGTCAAAAATTAGGTGTACGCAGTAATCGTGAAATACCATTAATGATACATCATTATGGTCTAATATTACCACAATTATTACGGCCAATACGACATTTAcggaaaaaatccaatcaatcaatcgatgctgatgatgatgatgttgatcaattAAAACAATTGGACAGAACCAATAACATCAGCATACAaactgatgatggtgataatgatgatcttattattgaaacaaatgtCAATCATTTACCTGGACATTTTTATCGTACACTTGATCGTTTagatttgaatattttttcatcataa